In Topomyia yanbarensis strain Yona2022 chromosome 2, ASM3024719v1, whole genome shotgun sequence, one DNA window encodes the following:
- the LOC131679894 gene encoding ragulator complex protein LAMTOR5 homolog — protein sequence MEEHVDQILDRVMATPGNLGCLLANNQGLCIGARGNASDKSAGIIVAISEQAAKLDPNCNAPVVSLDVGDKLCIIHKNGVTGAVFKEV from the exons ATGGAAGAGCATGTCGACCAAATTCTAGATAGAGT GATGGCTACACCTGGCAATCTTGGATGCTTATTGGCAAATAATCAAGGGTTGTGCATCGGTG CACGGGGTAATGCTTCAGACAAGTCAGCAGGAATAATAGTGGCTATTTCTGAGCAAGCGGCAAAATTGGACCCCAATTGTAATGCCCCTGTGGTTTCCCTGGATGTTGGCGATAA ATTATGTATAATTCATAAGAATGGTGTCACCGGAGCGGTTTTCAAAGAAGTTTAG